Proteins from one Lycium ferocissimum isolate CSIRO_LF1 unplaced genomic scaffold, AGI_CSIRO_Lferr_CH_V1 ctg2235, whole genome shotgun sequence genomic window:
- the LOC132043247 gene encoding uncharacterized protein LOC132043247 isoform X19 — MENEKIPLPRPTTYNIQNQKRRKTNSVIKDNVEPSKNRNYAVENEERLHPLSDITNDMRTRHLLPDLNTFPILQGQLQTNIEDDDEEEYPGHKSNHFQEKIRSYNSMFSFTSMGGKVDVSVNQTQGPRTFKLFGQNYHQIGSLLPPEGSTPKFAQLYIYDTENEVANRINAVSRGQDVNKLHAEIVADLKQMLDDNNVLAKTFRMVRDRFQENINSNVKLRLIGKRGTDGRRYNLPTITEVAALVVGDFEVSGCDRDIIIETQSGQLQRINELNAAYLGLQYPLLFPYGEDGYREDIPLSGGDKSSGGRQYVSMREYFVYRIQERKDEVPTIVSSRRLFQQFLVDGYTMIESSRLKFIRTHQKQLRVDFYKVLTDAILHGDTDPSSQGKRVILPSSFTGGARYMLQNYQDAMAICKWAGYPDLFITFTCNPKWPEITRFVESRGLTPEDRPDILSRVFKIKLDGLIKDLKDNQVFGQVKAVIYTIEFQKRGLPHAHILLFLHEHNKFPCASDIDRIISAEIPHEGDDPYYYNVVKNLMMHGPCGSARKSSPCMQNGKCTKHFPKKFVDATTVDEEGYPVYRRRDNGRTIMKNGIELDNRYVVPHNRFLLLKYGAHINVEWCNQSRSIKYLFKYVNKGHDRATAAFSQSTHEDGSSTVDEINMYYDCRYISPCEAAWRILKFPIHHREPPVERLSFHLPNEQPVIFSDDDHIENVVNRPTVRESMFLSWFEANKEYPEARDLTYAEFPLKFRWDQNLKKWVRRKTSAFSIGRIFFVTPGSGELYYLRLLLNIIKGPISYDELRNDHSTFRDACYALGLLDDDKEYVDAIKEASNWGMPSYLRQLFVMLLLSNSMSRPEFVWQASWRLLSDDILHEVRTLLDNSEAELTDDELKNRCLQKMERTLKGCGKSFNDFPTMPRPDYSEQDVDSANRLINEELRYNKRSLTQEHQQLVMKLTAEQKCVYDKIMTAVNQDRGGLFFLYGHGGTGKTFMWRTLSSGVRSKGDIVINVASSGIASLLLPGGRTAHSRFAIPLNPTEDSTCNIKQGSPLAKLIVKAKLVIWDEAPMMHRYCFEALDRTLRDILRFKDPSNLDRPFGGKTIVLGGDFRQILPVITKGTRQEIVNATLNSSDLWPQCQVLKLTKNMRLQGSLSGADLDDLKQFSDWILAIGDGKIGCSIDGIEKIEIPDDLLIHNCDDPISGIVESTYSDYLIHSTDIKYLQERAILAPTLQMVESVNDYMVSLNHSQDKSYLSSDTICMSDNAFTSLEHVHTPEFLNSIKCSGIPNHSITLKVGVPVMLLRNIDQSAGLCNGTRLIITRLGNRVIEAKVLSGKMAGDKVFIPRMTLTPSDARIPFKFQRRQFPVIVSFAMTINKSQGQSLCNVGLFLKKPVFTHGQLYVAFSRVTNRKGLKILCYDEDGKITNEATNVVYKEVFRNLEGRNFH; from the exons atggaaaatgaaaaaattcCACTTCCCagaccaaccacatacaacatACAGAATCAGAAACGGCGCAAAACAAACTCAGTTATCAAAG ATAATGTTGAACCCTCCAAAAACAGAAACTATGCTGtcgaaaatgaagaaagacTTCATCCTTTGTCTGATATAACAAATG ACATGAGAACACGTCATCTTCTTCCTGATTTAAACACATTTCCTATATTGCAAG GGCAGCTGCAAACTAACATAGAAGATGACGATGAAGAGGAGTATCCAG GTCATAAAAGtaatcattttcaagaaaaaataaggAGTTATAACTCTATGTTCTCATTTACATCAATGGGGGGAAAGGTTGATGTCTCTGTCAATCAGACACAAGGGCCAAGAACATTCAAATTATTTGGACAAAATTATCATCAAATTGGGAGCTTACTACCTCCTGAAGGATCTACTCCAAAGTTTGCACAGTTATATATCTATGATACAGAAAATGAAGTTGCAAATAGAATTAACGCTGTCAG TCGGGGCCAAGATGTTAATAAACTTCATGCTGAAATTGTCGCTGATCTAAAACAAATGCTCGATGACAATAATGTTTTGGCCAAGACTTTTAGAATGGTCCGAGATAGATTCCAAGAAAATATCAACTCAAATGTGAAGCTCAGACTAATAGGGAAAAGAGGTACCGATGGTAGAAGATACAACTTACCAACAATAACAGAAGTAGCTGCTTTAGTGGTAGGTGACTTTGAAGTTTCTGGATGTGATCGTGACATCATTATAGAAACACAATCTGGGCAGCTACAAAGGATAAATGAACTAAATGCTGCATATTTAGGTCTACAATACCCTTTACTTTTTCCTTACGGTGAAGACGGGTATAGAGAGGACATTCCTTTAAGTGGAGGTGATAAATCATCGGGAGGAAGGCAATATGTTAGCATGCGAGAATATTTTGTCTAtagaattcaagaaagaaaagacgAAGTTCCTACCATTGTGTCCTCAAGAAGACTATTTCAACAGTTTTTAGTTGATGGCTATACAATGATTGAGTCTTCTCGGTTGAAATTTATCAGGACTCATCAAAAGCAATTAAGAGTTGATTTTTATAAGGTCCTAACAGATGCTATTTTACATGGAGACACTGATCCTTCATCCCAAGGAAAAAGAGTAATTCTACCATCAAGCTTTACAGGGGGTGCACGATATATGTTGCAGAATTATCAAGATGCTATGGCTATATGCAAATGGGCTGGGTACCCTGATCTTTTTATCACATTTACTTGCAATCCTAAGTGGCCAGAGATTACTAGATTCGTAGAGAGCAGAGGGTTGACTCCAGAAGATCGTCCAGATATCTTAAGCAGGGTGTTCAAAATCAAATTGGACGGCTTAATAAAGGATTTGAAAGACAATCAAGTTTTTGGACAAGTAAAAGCAG TGATTTATACCATTGAGTTCCAAAAACGAGGGTTGCCTCATGCTCATATCTTGCTTTTTCTTCATGAGCATAATAAATTTCCATGCGCCTCAGATATTGATCGAATAATTTCAGCAGAAATACCACATGAAGGGGATGATCCTTATTATTATAATGTCGTGAAAAATTTGATGATGCATGGCCCATGTGGTTCTGCTAGGAAGTCTTCTCCTTGCATGCAGAATGGTAAATGTACGAAACACTTTCCTAAAAAATTTGTTGACGCAACAACAGTTGACGAAGAAGGATATCCTGTTTATAGAAGAAGGGATAATGGTAGAACAATTATGaaaaatggaattgaattggataACAGGTATGTGGTGCCACACAATCGCTTCTTATTATTAAAATATGGTGCTCATATCAATGTGGAATGGTGCAACCAATCACGAtcaataaaatacttatttaagTATGTCAATAAAGGGCATGATCGTGCAACTGCTGCTTTTTCACAAAGTACTCATGAGGATGGTTCATCAACTGTTGATGAAATCAATATGTATTATGATTGTCGCTACATATCACCATGTGAAGCCGCATGGAGAATATTAAAATTTCCAATTCACCATAGAGAGCCGCCAGTGGAAAGACTATCATTCCATCTTCCAAATGAACAGCCCGTCATTTTCTCTGATGATGATCACATTGAGAATGTAGTAAATAGACCAACTGTAAGGGAATCGATGTTTTTGAGTTGGTTTGAGGCAAACAAAGAATATCCGGAAGCAAGAGATTTGACTTATGCAGAATTCCCTCTTAAATTTAGGTGggatcaaaatttaaaaaaatgggtcagGAGAAAAACATCTGCATTTTCTATTGGGCGGATTTTCTTTGTTACTCCAGGGAGCGGAGAGTTATATTATctgaggttgttgttgaatataaTCAAAGGTCCAATTTCTTATGATGAACTAAGAAATGACCATTCCACTTTTAGAGATGCATGTTATGCACTTGGTTTGTTGGATGACGACAAAGAGTATGTTGATGCTATAAAGGAGGCCAGTAACTGGGGAATGCCATCTTATCTTAGACAATTATTTGTCATGTTGTTGTTATCAAATTCAATGTCACGACCAGAATTTGTTTGGCAAGCGTCATGGCGGTTATTGTCAGACGATATCCTTCATGAagtaagaacattattggataACTcag AGGCAGAGCTTACAGATGATGAATTGAAAAATCGCTGCTTGCAAAAGATGGAGAGGACTTTAAAAGGTTGTGGAAAAAGTTTTAATGATTTTCCAACAATGCCAAGACCAGATTACAGTGAGCAAGACGTTGATAGTGCCAACAGACTAATTAATGAGGAATTGCGCTATAACAAACGCTCTTTGACACAGGAACATCAACAATTAGTGATGAAATTAACAGCTGAACAGAAGTGTGTGTATGATAAAATCATGACTGCAGTGAACCAAGACAGAGGGGGGTTGTTCTTTTTATATGGTCATGGTGGAACTGGAAAAACATTTATGTGGAGAACATTGTCTTCTGGCGTACGATCTAAAGGTGATATAGTGATAAATGTTGCTTCAAGTGGTATTGCGTCTCTTTTGTTACCAGGAGGTCGAACTGCTCATTCGAGATTTGCGATTCCTTTAAATCCAACTGAAGATTCAACATGCAATATAAAACAAGGTAGTCCTTTGGCAAAGTTGATTGTTAAGGCGAAGTTGGTCATCTGGGATGAGGCACCAATGATGCATAGATACTGTTTTGAAGCTCTTGATCGAACTCTTAGAGATATTTTAAGATTTAAAGATCCATCAAATTTAGATCGACCATTTGGAGGTAAAACAATAGTACTTGGAGGTGACTTCAGACAAATCTTGCCAGTAATTACAAAAGGTACTAGGCAAGAGATTGTTAATGCAACTCTAAATTCTTCAGATTTGTGGCCCCAATGTCAGGTCTTAAAGCTAACAAAGAATATGAGATTGCAAGGAAGTCTATCAGGTGCAGATTTGGATGATTTAAAACAGTTTTCTGATTGGATTTTGGCAATAGGTGATGGAAAGATTGGATGTTCCATTGATGGCATTGAGAAAATAGAAATACCCGATGATCTTCTTATACATAATTGTGATGATCCGATATCTGGAATTGTAGAAAGTACATATTCTGATTACTTGATACATTCCACTGATATAAAATACCTTCAAGAAAGAGCAATTCTTGCTCCGACTCTTCAGATGGTGGAATCGGTGAATGATTACATGGTTTCCCTCAACCATAGTCAGGATAAATCATATTTAAGTTCGGATACAATTTGCATGTCTGATAATGCATTTACATCTTTGGAGCATGTACATACACCTGAATTCCTAAATAGTATTAAATGTTCAGGTATTCCAAATCACTCCATCACTTTGAAGGTAGGTGTTCCTGTCATGTTGTTAAGAAATATAGATCAATCGGCAGGATTGTGTAATGGCACAAGATTGATAATCACAAGACTTGGAAATCGGGTAATTGAAGCCAAAGTATTATCAGGAAAAATGGCTGGAGACAAAGTTTTTATCCCAAGAATGACACTTACTCCATCCGATGCAAGAATTCCTTTTAAGTTCCAAAGAAGGCAATTTCCAGTCATTGTATCTTTTGCCATGACCATCAATAAAAGCCAAGGTCAATCATTGTGTAATGTGGGATTATTTTTGAAGAAGCCGGTGTTTACACATGGACAACTGTATGTTGCATTTTCTCGAGTAACAAATAGAAAAGGGTTGAAGATCTTATGTTATGATGAAGatggaaaaataacaaatgaAGCTACAAATGTAGTGTATAAAGAAGTTTTCCGTAATTTAGAGGGCAGAAATTTTCATTGA
- the LOC132043247 gene encoding uncharacterized protein LOC132043247 isoform X2, whose amino-acid sequence MENEKIPLPRPTTYNIQNQKRRKTNSVIKDNVEPSKNRNYAVENEERLHPLSDITNDMRTRHLLPDLNTFPILQGMHDENILPDLTDTPTEKDVQTHNSLPDLNDTPLLEGQLQTNIEDDDEEEYPDVDVECGDICTEDYWDIGDATYECEKCGAIFWYEERIHKHYNSKNPIFTMCCQKGKIKLPDLKKPPQVLEQLLFGTGHKSNHFQEKIRSYNSMFSFTSMGGKVDVSVNQTQGPRTFKLFGQNYHQIGSLLPPEGSTPKFAQLYIYDTENEVANRINAVSRGQDVNKLHAEIVADLKQMLDDNNVLAKTFRMVRDRFQENINSNVKLRLIGKRGTDGRRYNLPTITEVAALVVGDFEVSGCDRDIIIETQSGQLQRINELNAAYLGLQYPLLFPYGEDGYREDIPLSGGDKSSGGRQYVSMREYFVYRIQERKDEVPTIVSSRRLFQQFLVDGYTMIESSRLKFIRTHQKQLRVDFYKVLTDAILHGDTDPSSQGKRVILPSSFTGGARYMLQNYQDAMAICKWAGYPDLFITFTCNPKWPEITRFVESRGLTPEDRPDILSRVFKIKLDGLIKDLKDNQVFGQVKAVIYTIEFQKRGLPHAHILLFLHEHNKFPCASDIDRIISAEIPHEGDDPYYYNVVKNLMMHGPCGSARKSSPCMQNGKCTKHFPKKFVDATTVDEEGYPVYRRRDNGRTIMKNGIELDNRYVVPHNRFLLLKYGAHINVEWCNQSRSIKYLFKYVNKGHDRATAAFSQSTHEDGSSTVDEINMYYDCRYISPCEAAWRILKFPIHHREPPVERLSFHLPNEQPVIFSDDDHIENVVNRPTVRESMFLSWFEANKEYPEARDLTYAEFPLKFRWDQNLKKWVRRKTSAFSIGRIFFVTPGSGELYYLRLLLNIIKGPISYDELRNDHSTFRDACYALGLLDDDKEYVDAIKEASNWGMPSYLRQLFVMLLLSNSMSRPEFVWQASWRLLSDDILHEVRTLLDNSEAELTDDELKNRCLQKMERTLKGCGKSFNDFPTMPRPDYSEQDVDSANRLINEELRYNKRSLTQEHQQLVMKLTAEQKCVYDKIMTAVNQDRGGLFFLYGHGGTGKTFMWRTLSSGVRSKGDIVINVASSGIASLLLPGGRTAHSRFAIPLNPTEDSTCNIKQGSPLAKLIVKAKLVIWDEAPMMHRYCFEALDRTLRDILRFKDPSNLDRPFGGKTIVLGGDFRQILPVITKGTRQEIVNATLNSSDLWPQCQVLKLTKNMRLQGSLSGADLDDLKQFSDWILAIGDGKIGCSIDGIEKIEIPDDLLIHNCDDPISGIVESTYSDYLIHSTDIKYLQERAILAPTLQMVESVNDYMVSLNHSQDKSYLSSDTICMSDNAFTSLEHVHTPEFLNSIKCSGIPNHSITLKVGVPVMLLRNIDQSAGLCNGTRLIITRLGNRVIEAKVLSGKMAGDKVFIPRMTLTPSDARIPFKFQRRQFPVIVSFAMTINKSQGQSLCNVGLFLKKPVFTHGQLYVAFSRVTNRKGLKILCYDEDGKITNEATNVVYKEVFRNLEGRNFH is encoded by the exons atggaaaatgaaaaaattcCACTTCCCagaccaaccacatacaacatACAGAATCAGAAACGGCGCAAAACAAACTCAGTTATCAAAG ATAATGTTGAACCCTCCAAAAACAGAAACTATGCTGtcgaaaatgaagaaagacTTCATCCTTTGTCTGATATAACAAATG ACATGAGAACACGTCATCTTCTTCCTGATTTAAACACATTTCCTATATTGCAAG GTATGCACGATGAAAACATATTGCCTGATTTAACTGACACTCCAACTGAAAAAG ATGTGCAAACACATAATTCTCTACCTGATTTAAATGACACACCACTACTGGAAG GGCAGCTGCAAACTAACATAGAAGATGACGATGAAGAGGAGTATCCAG ATGTGGATGTTGAATGTGGCGACATTTGCACTGAAG ATTACTGGGATATAGGAGATGCTACATATGAATGCGAAAAGTGTGGAGCTATATTTTGGTATGAAGAAAGAATCCACAAGCATTACAACTCAAAAAACCCAATTTTCACAATGTGCtgtcaaaaaggaaaaataaaacttCCAGATCTTAAGAAGCCTCCTCAAGTTTTGGAACAACTACTATTTGGAACAG GTCATAAAAGtaatcattttcaagaaaaaataaggAGTTATAACTCTATGTTCTCATTTACATCAATGGGGGGAAAGGTTGATGTCTCTGTCAATCAGACACAAGGGCCAAGAACATTCAAATTATTTGGACAAAATTATCATCAAATTGGGAGCTTACTACCTCCTGAAGGATCTACTCCAAAGTTTGCACAGTTATATATCTATGATACAGAAAATGAAGTTGCAAATAGAATTAACGCTGTCAG TCGGGGCCAAGATGTTAATAAACTTCATGCTGAAATTGTCGCTGATCTAAAACAAATGCTCGATGACAATAATGTTTTGGCCAAGACTTTTAGAATGGTCCGAGATAGATTCCAAGAAAATATCAACTCAAATGTGAAGCTCAGACTAATAGGGAAAAGAGGTACCGATGGTAGAAGATACAACTTACCAACAATAACAGAAGTAGCTGCTTTAGTGGTAGGTGACTTTGAAGTTTCTGGATGTGATCGTGACATCATTATAGAAACACAATCTGGGCAGCTACAAAGGATAAATGAACTAAATGCTGCATATTTAGGTCTACAATACCCTTTACTTTTTCCTTACGGTGAAGACGGGTATAGAGAGGACATTCCTTTAAGTGGAGGTGATAAATCATCGGGAGGAAGGCAATATGTTAGCATGCGAGAATATTTTGTCTAtagaattcaagaaagaaaagacgAAGTTCCTACCATTGTGTCCTCAAGAAGACTATTTCAACAGTTTTTAGTTGATGGCTATACAATGATTGAGTCTTCTCGGTTGAAATTTATCAGGACTCATCAAAAGCAATTAAGAGTTGATTTTTATAAGGTCCTAACAGATGCTATTTTACATGGAGACACTGATCCTTCATCCCAAGGAAAAAGAGTAATTCTACCATCAAGCTTTACAGGGGGTGCACGATATATGTTGCAGAATTATCAAGATGCTATGGCTATATGCAAATGGGCTGGGTACCCTGATCTTTTTATCACATTTACTTGCAATCCTAAGTGGCCAGAGATTACTAGATTCGTAGAGAGCAGAGGGTTGACTCCAGAAGATCGTCCAGATATCTTAAGCAGGGTGTTCAAAATCAAATTGGACGGCTTAATAAAGGATTTGAAAGACAATCAAGTTTTTGGACAAGTAAAAGCAG TGATTTATACCATTGAGTTCCAAAAACGAGGGTTGCCTCATGCTCATATCTTGCTTTTTCTTCATGAGCATAATAAATTTCCATGCGCCTCAGATATTGATCGAATAATTTCAGCAGAAATACCACATGAAGGGGATGATCCTTATTATTATAATGTCGTGAAAAATTTGATGATGCATGGCCCATGTGGTTCTGCTAGGAAGTCTTCTCCTTGCATGCAGAATGGTAAATGTACGAAACACTTTCCTAAAAAATTTGTTGACGCAACAACAGTTGACGAAGAAGGATATCCTGTTTATAGAAGAAGGGATAATGGTAGAACAATTATGaaaaatggaattgaattggataACAGGTATGTGGTGCCACACAATCGCTTCTTATTATTAAAATATGGTGCTCATATCAATGTGGAATGGTGCAACCAATCACGAtcaataaaatacttatttaagTATGTCAATAAAGGGCATGATCGTGCAACTGCTGCTTTTTCACAAAGTACTCATGAGGATGGTTCATCAACTGTTGATGAAATCAATATGTATTATGATTGTCGCTACATATCACCATGTGAAGCCGCATGGAGAATATTAAAATTTCCAATTCACCATAGAGAGCCGCCAGTGGAAAGACTATCATTCCATCTTCCAAATGAACAGCCCGTCATTTTCTCTGATGATGATCACATTGAGAATGTAGTAAATAGACCAACTGTAAGGGAATCGATGTTTTTGAGTTGGTTTGAGGCAAACAAAGAATATCCGGAAGCAAGAGATTTGACTTATGCAGAATTCCCTCTTAAATTTAGGTGggatcaaaatttaaaaaaatgggtcagGAGAAAAACATCTGCATTTTCTATTGGGCGGATTTTCTTTGTTACTCCAGGGAGCGGAGAGTTATATTATctgaggttgttgttgaatataaTCAAAGGTCCAATTTCTTATGATGAACTAAGAAATGACCATTCCACTTTTAGAGATGCATGTTATGCACTTGGTTTGTTGGATGACGACAAAGAGTATGTTGATGCTATAAAGGAGGCCAGTAACTGGGGAATGCCATCTTATCTTAGACAATTATTTGTCATGTTGTTGTTATCAAATTCAATGTCACGACCAGAATTTGTTTGGCAAGCGTCATGGCGGTTATTGTCAGACGATATCCTTCATGAagtaagaacattattggataACTcag AGGCAGAGCTTACAGATGATGAATTGAAAAATCGCTGCTTGCAAAAGATGGAGAGGACTTTAAAAGGTTGTGGAAAAAGTTTTAATGATTTTCCAACAATGCCAAGACCAGATTACAGTGAGCAAGACGTTGATAGTGCCAACAGACTAATTAATGAGGAATTGCGCTATAACAAACGCTCTTTGACACAGGAACATCAACAATTAGTGATGAAATTAACAGCTGAACAGAAGTGTGTGTATGATAAAATCATGACTGCAGTGAACCAAGACAGAGGGGGGTTGTTCTTTTTATATGGTCATGGTGGAACTGGAAAAACATTTATGTGGAGAACATTGTCTTCTGGCGTACGATCTAAAGGTGATATAGTGATAAATGTTGCTTCAAGTGGTATTGCGTCTCTTTTGTTACCAGGAGGTCGAACTGCTCATTCGAGATTTGCGATTCCTTTAAATCCAACTGAAGATTCAACATGCAATATAAAACAAGGTAGTCCTTTGGCAAAGTTGATTGTTAAGGCGAAGTTGGTCATCTGGGATGAGGCACCAATGATGCATAGATACTGTTTTGAAGCTCTTGATCGAACTCTTAGAGATATTTTAAGATTTAAAGATCCATCAAATTTAGATCGACCATTTGGAGGTAAAACAATAGTACTTGGAGGTGACTTCAGACAAATCTTGCCAGTAATTACAAAAGGTACTAGGCAAGAGATTGTTAATGCAACTCTAAATTCTTCAGATTTGTGGCCCCAATGTCAGGTCTTAAAGCTAACAAAGAATATGAGATTGCAAGGAAGTCTATCAGGTGCAGATTTGGATGATTTAAAACAGTTTTCTGATTGGATTTTGGCAATAGGTGATGGAAAGATTGGATGTTCCATTGATGGCATTGAGAAAATAGAAATACCCGATGATCTTCTTATACATAATTGTGATGATCCGATATCTGGAATTGTAGAAAGTACATATTCTGATTACTTGATACATTCCACTGATATAAAATACCTTCAAGAAAGAGCAATTCTTGCTCCGACTCTTCAGATGGTGGAATCGGTGAATGATTACATGGTTTCCCTCAACCATAGTCAGGATAAATCATATTTAAGTTCGGATACAATTTGCATGTCTGATAATGCATTTACATCTTTGGAGCATGTACATACACCTGAATTCCTAAATAGTATTAAATGTTCAGGTATTCCAAATCACTCCATCACTTTGAAGGTAGGTGTTCCTGTCATGTTGTTAAGAAATATAGATCAATCGGCAGGATTGTGTAATGGCACAAGATTGATAATCACAAGACTTGGAAATCGGGTAATTGAAGCCAAAGTATTATCAGGAAAAATGGCTGGAGACAAAGTTTTTATCCCAAGAATGACACTTACTCCATCCGATGCAAGAATTCCTTTTAAGTTCCAAAGAAGGCAATTTCCAGTCATTGTATCTTTTGCCATGACCATCAATAAAAGCCAAGGTCAATCATTGTGTAATGTGGGATTATTTTTGAAGAAGCCGGTGTTTACACATGGACAACTGTATGTTGCATTTTCTCGAGTAACAAATAGAAAAGGGTTGAAGATCTTATGTTATGATGAAGatggaaaaataacaaatgaAGCTACAAATGTAGTGTATAAAGAAGTTTTCCGTAATTTAGAGGGCAGAAATTTTCATTGA